One part of the Mariniblastus fucicola genome encodes these proteins:
- a CDS encoding acetyl-CoA carboxylase carboxyltransferase subunit alpha — MDYLDFEQPIAKLADEIDQLKADAQNPDCPELADQIQSIRKQMSDQTRELYSNLTPWETVQVARHKNRPHTTDYLSLVFDEFVELHGDKLFGDDPAIRTGFASLGDLKVMVVGHQKGRTFNDRQKTHFGCAHPEGYRKAMAKMRMAEKYRMPVICMIDTPGAYPGIGAEERGQAQVIAENMYEMSRLKTPIICVVIGEGGSGGALGIGVGDRVAVLENAYYSVISPEGCAGILWKGAEHAEKAATALKFTSKYLLEMGIVDDVINEPLGGAHRDHHAMAARMRRYFQKNLKELVEVDTESLLANRYDRFRKIGVFLEQPSEQTA, encoded by the coding sequence ATGGATTACCTCGACTTTGAACAACCGATCGCCAAACTGGCAGATGAAATTGATCAGCTAAAGGCTGATGCTCAGAACCCGGATTGCCCGGAGCTTGCTGATCAGATCCAGTCAATTCGCAAACAAATGTCGGATCAGACGCGTGAACTCTATTCCAATTTGACACCATGGGAAACGGTTCAGGTTGCTCGGCACAAAAACCGTCCTCATACCACCGACTACCTGTCTCTTGTGTTTGACGAGTTCGTTGAATTACACGGTGACAAACTTTTCGGAGACGATCCTGCGATCCGAACCGGATTCGCGTCTCTGGGAGACCTGAAAGTCATGGTGGTTGGACACCAGAAAGGACGCACATTCAACGATCGCCAGAAAACGCACTTCGGTTGCGCCCACCCGGAAGGTTATCGCAAGGCGATGGCCAAAATGCGGATGGCTGAAAAGTACCGAATGCCTGTGATTTGCATGATCGATACGCCCGGAGCTTACCCTGGTATCGGCGCTGAGGAACGCGGTCAAGCTCAGGTCATCGCCGAGAACATGTACGAAATGTCACGGCTGAAAACTCCGATCATCTGCGTGGTGATTGGGGAAGGCGGCAGCGGAGGAGCGTTGGGGATCGGCGTTGGCGATCGCGTAGCCGTTCTGGAAAACGCCTACTATTCGGTGATCAGCCCGGAAGGATGCGCGGGGATCCTTTGGAAGGGAGCCGAGCATGCGGAAAAAGCGGCGACGGCACTGAAGTTTACTTCGAAGTACTTGCTGGAAATGGGGATCGTCGACGACGTGATTAATGAACCGCTTGGCGGCGCCCATCGCGACCACCACGCGATGGCGGCACGAATGCGACGGTACTTCCAAAAGAACCTTAAAGAACTGGTCGAAGTGGATACCGAGTCGTTGTTGGCAAATCGCTATGACAGGTTTCGAAAAATCGGCGTCTTCCTGGAACAGCCTTCCGAACAGACTGCCTGA
- a CDS encoding vWA domain-containing protein, which yields MKPSTINQKLKTRFSQSGQSSRTGAMLPMVAVVIVILFIAVSFAVDIARMHLTRSELRTATDAAARAAVESLGRVQNTQGATDAALAVAKRNIVAGSGLNLDANKIVFGNSTQGSDGKFSFTESSTTINSVRVFGERTQDSPDGPVALMFGPMLGTGTFSPVASSTAVRLDRDIALVLDKSGSMGSNGRFAALKNGLDVFLNEMDRSIPEERVSLTVYDTQPTKLVDMTDNLVSIRDSFATQTPNGFTGIGRALQVGLDSIQNDAGSRGPFSLKSVVLMTDGNQNRGINPTAVAQEAKRLGIIVHTITFSSGANETLMKNVANTTGGIHVHANTDQELLDAFNEIANTIQVLTIE from the coding sequence ATGAAACCTTCCACCATCAATCAGAAACTCAAAACACGATTCAGCCAAAGCGGCCAGTCAAGCCGAACCGGAGCCATGCTTCCGATGGTTGCCGTCGTGATCGTCATCCTGTTCATCGCCGTTTCGTTCGCAGTAGACATCGCCCGGATGCACCTGACACGTAGCGAACTTCGTACCGCCACCGATGCTGCAGCACGTGCCGCTGTTGAGTCACTCGGTCGCGTTCAGAACACTCAGGGAGCGACCGATGCAGCGCTGGCCGTTGCCAAACGCAATATCGTCGCGGGAAGTGGACTCAACCTCGACGCCAACAAGATTGTTTTTGGGAATTCGACTCAGGGAAGCGACGGAAAGTTCAGCTTCACGGAAAGCAGCACGACCATCAACTCCGTTCGCGTATTCGGCGAACGTACGCAAGACTCTCCAGACGGTCCGGTCGCTCTCATGTTTGGTCCCATGTTGGGAACCGGAACGTTCTCGCCTGTTGCTTCGTCCACTGCCGTTCGTCTGGACCGCGATATCGCACTGGTGCTCGACAAATCAGGCTCAATGGGCTCCAACGGGCGATTCGCTGCTCTCAAAAACGGCCTGGATGTGTTCCTCAACGAGATGGACCGTTCGATTCCCGAAGAGCGTGTTTCGCTTACCGTTTACGATACACAGCCGACCAAACTGGTCGACATGACGGACAACCTGGTTTCGATTCGGGACTCTTTCGCGACTCAAACTCCAAACGGCTTCACAGGAATCGGCCGAGCACTTCAGGTTGGCTTGGATTCGATTCAAAACGACGCCGGTTCACGCGGCCCGTTCAGTTTGAAGTCCGTTGTCCTGATGACAGACGGAAATCAGAACCGTGGCATCAACCCGACTGCGGTTGCACAGGAAGCCAAGCGACTGGGCATTATCGTTCATACGATCACCTTCAGCAGCGGGGCGAACGAAACCTTGATGAAGAACGTTGCTAACACGACGGGCGGCATTCATGTCCACGCCAACACCGACCAGGAGTTGCTGGATGCCTTCAACGAGATTGCCAACACGATTCAGGTTTTGACCATCGAATAG
- a CDS encoding bL17 family ribosomal protein encodes MRHRRKGRTLGRNSSHRRALLRNLASALFLTERDEMFYEGMTQSDGVTAVNPPRVKGRITTTIHKAKEVRPMIEKCITLAKKAIPHQEAADNLESSADRGSDDWKAWRKTDAGQEWNKEVAQAVNLRRRAFAMLRDKEAVSILFDDVAPRFMDRTGGYTRIIQIAGVRLGDAGKQAILEFVGENDRISKKTTASKPVVQDDEPVAKDEPAAEPGETEEAEVETTDSAEATDAPEEAAKEE; translated from the coding sequence ATGAGACACAGAAGAAAAGGCCGTACCCTCGGACGCAACTCAAGTCATCGTCGTGCATTGCTTCGCAATCTTGCGTCGGCACTGTTTTTGACAGAGCGGGACGAAATGTTCTACGAAGGCATGACTCAGTCGGATGGCGTTACTGCCGTTAATCCGCCACGCGTCAAAGGCCGAATCACGACCACGATTCACAAGGCGAAAGAAGTTCGCCCGATGATCGAAAAGTGCATTACGTTGGCCAAGAAAGCGATTCCTCATCAGGAAGCCGCTGACAATCTTGAGTCTTCTGCAGATCGCGGTTCGGACGACTGGAAAGCGTGGCGTAAGACCGACGCTGGCCAGGAATGGAACAAGGAAGTCGCTCAGGCCGTCAATCTTCGTCGTCGTGCATTCGCTATGCTTCGCGACAAGGAAGCCGTTTCGATTCTGTTCGATGATGTGGCTCCACGATTCATGGACCGCACCGGTGGTTACACTCGAATCATCCAGATTGCTGGCGTTCGCCTTGGTGACGCGGGCAAGCAGGCGATTCTCGAGTTCGTTGGCGAGAACGATCGTATTAGCAAGAAAACGACTGCTTCAAAACCGGTCGTTCAGGATGACGAACCTGTCGCTAAGGATGAGCCGGCTGCTGAGCCTGGAGAAACGGAAGAGGCAGAAGTTGAAACAACTGATTCTGCTGAAGCAACAGACGCTCCAGAAGAAGCAGCAAAAGAAGAGTAA
- a CDS encoding DNA-directed RNA polymerase subunit alpha encodes MHIRWRGLELPSVVNCDRETLTANYGKFVAEPFERGFGTTIGNSLRRVLLSSLEGSAVTQLKIRGANHEFSSIPGVLQDVTDIVLNVKSLIVKNHTDQMKVITIEKDTAGPVTGADIQTNGEVEVINSDHVLVDLTEDVPFMMEMVVENGRGYVPSTEHSGRDHEIGIIPIDAIYSPITRVRYDVEETRVGQKTNYDKLTLEVWTDGSINPEMAMVEASKVLRKHLNPFVQYAELGAQVHAQPQSKGGIDAALEAKLNMPVAEMRLSVRANNCLEFANIGTVRDLVAYNEDQLMEIRNFGETTLVEVRQVLTGLGLHLGMKVPKAPVIT; translated from the coding sequence ATGCACATTCGATGGCGTGGCCTTGAACTTCCTAGCGTTGTTAACTGCGATCGTGAGACGCTTACCGCGAACTATGGCAAGTTCGTTGCGGAACCCTTTGAGCGTGGTTTCGGAACAACAATCGGCAATAGCCTGCGTCGCGTACTGCTTTCGAGCCTCGAAGGTAGTGCTGTGACCCAACTCAAGATTCGTGGTGCCAATCACGAGTTTTCTTCGATTCCAGGCGTCCTACAGGATGTAACGGACATCGTGCTGAACGTTAAGTCGTTGATCGTCAAAAATCACACCGATCAGATGAAAGTCATCACGATCGAAAAGGATACCGCTGGTCCAGTGACCGGTGCTGATATCCAGACCAACGGCGAAGTCGAAGTCATCAATAGCGACCACGTCCTGGTTGATTTGACCGAAGACGTTCCGTTCATGATGGAAATGGTTGTCGAAAACGGTCGTGGCTATGTTCCTTCGACGGAACACAGTGGTCGTGATCACGAAATCGGCATCATTCCGATCGACGCTATTTACAGCCCGATCACACGCGTTCGCTATGACGTTGAAGAAACGCGTGTCGGACAGAAAACGAACTATGACAAGCTGACTTTGGAAGTTTGGACGGACGGTTCAATCAATCCTGAGATGGCGATGGTGGAAGCTTCGAAGGTACTTCGTAAGCACCTCAATCCTTTCGTTCAGTACGCCGAGCTTGGAGCTCAAGTACACGCTCAGCCGCAAAGCAAAGGTGGCATTGATGCGGCTCTTGAAGCCAAGCTCAACATGCCGGTAGCTGAAATGCGACTTTCGGTTCGAGCTAACAACTGCCTTGAGTTTGCGAATATAGGGACGGTTCGTGATCTTGTGGCTTACAACGAAGACCAGCTGATGGAGATTCGCAACTTTGGCGAAACCACACTGGTTGAAGTACGACAGGTTCTGACAGGCTTGGGTTTGCACCTGGGCATGAAGGTTCCCAAAGCTCCTGTGATTACGTAA
- the rpsK gene encoding 30S ribosomal protein S11 — protein sequence MAKVKKKRAKRNVTFGVAHIQATFNNTTVTITDTKGETLCWASAGTCGFKGSRKSTPFAGQSAAQQAAEKAVKFGMKEVDVRVKGPGSGRESAITALQAAGLNIKSIEDVTPIPHNGCRPRKKRRV from the coding sequence GTGGCAAAAGTCAAAAAGAAGCGCGCCAAGCGTAACGTTACTTTCGGTGTTGCCCACATTCAGGCAACTTTCAACAACACAACGGTTACGATCACTGACACCAAGGGCGAGACCCTGTGTTGGGCAAGTGCCGGAACCTGTGGATTCAAGGGGTCTCGTAAAAGTACCCCGTTTGCAGGCCAAAGTGCTGCTCAGCAAGCTGCTGAAAAGGCCGTCAAGTTCGGCATGAAGGAAGTTGATGTTCGCGTCAAAGGTCCGGGAAGCGGTCGCGAAAGTGCGATTACTGCTTTGCAGGCTGCGGGATTGAACATCAAGTCAATCGAGGACGTTACACCGATCCCGCACAATGGCTGTCGCCCTCGCAAGAAGCGTCGAGTCTAG
- the rpsM gene encoding 30S ribosomal protein S13 gives MPRLLGVDIPNDKKAHISLTYLFGIGHQSARDLCHKAGIDADKKARDLSDEELSSIATIIERDYIVEGALRRQVAQNIGRLRDIKSYRGIRHRVGLPVRGQRTKTNARTRKGPKKTVAGKKGVKDLK, from the coding sequence ATGCCGCGTCTACTTGGTGTTGACATTCCGAACGACAAGAAAGCACACATCTCGTTGACCTATCTCTTCGGGATCGGTCATCAGTCTGCGCGAGATCTTTGCCACAAAGCTGGCATCGACGCAGATAAAAAGGCTCGTGACCTTTCTGATGAAGAGCTCAGTAGCATCGCTACGATCATCGAGCGTGACTACATCGTCGAAGGTGCTCTTCGCCGACAAGTTGCTCAAAACATCGGTCGTCTTCGCGACATCAAGTCGTACCGTGGAATCCGTCACCGTGTTGGCCTTCCGGTCCGCGGTCAACGAACCAAGACAAACGCTCGAACTCGTAAAGGTCCCAAGAAGACTGTTGCGGGTAAAAAAGGCGTTAAGGATCTCAAGTAA
- the rpmJ gene encoding 50S ribosomal protein L36, with the protein MKVRASVKRICENCKVVRRRGKVYVICTNPRHKQRQG; encoded by the coding sequence ATGAAAGTCCGCGCCAGTGTGAAGAGAATTTGCGAAAACTGTAAGGTCGTCCGCCGTCGAGGTAAGGTTTACGTCATTTGCACCAACCCACGCCACAAGCAGCGTCAGGGCTAG
- a CDS encoding shikimate kinase, protein MNLYLIGYRGSGKSTVARILSELLGWAVVDSDDEIEILAGKTISQIFESEQEKGFRKWESTVIEGLAMLDQTVIALGGGAVLAESNRKRIAESGKAVWLQVSAETSHARITIDENSATQRPNLTQTGGIDEIEQMLAVRSPIYQTCADLVVDADSKTPSEIAAEIFDHFEALLLGL, encoded by the coding sequence ATGAACCTCTACCTGATCGGCTACCGCGGCAGCGGAAAATCGACCGTCGCCAGGATTCTCTCCGAGCTACTCGGCTGGGCGGTTGTCGATTCTGACGATGAGATCGAGATTCTGGCCGGCAAGACCATCAGCCAGATCTTTGAATCCGAGCAAGAGAAAGGCTTTCGCAAGTGGGAGTCGACCGTCATCGAGGGCTTGGCCATGCTCGACCAGACCGTGATCGCGTTGGGTGGTGGAGCAGTGCTGGCAGAAAGCAATCGAAAGCGGATCGCGGAGTCCGGAAAAGCGGTTTGGCTGCAGGTTTCTGCTGAAACTTCGCATGCCAGGATCACGATTGACGAAAACTCGGCAACTCAGCGCCCCAATTTGACTCAAACTGGTGGAATTGATGAAATCGAGCAAATGCTGGCCGTTCGCTCGCCGATTTATCAGACTTGTGCTGACCTGGTCGTGGACGCAGACTCGAAGACTCCTTCGGAGATTGCGGCCGAGATATTCGACCATTTCGAAGCATTATTGCTTGGACTCTGA
- the aroE gene encoding shikimate dehydrogenase: MICVSVGRGRHKMMMAEHKHLSEQGAELVELRLDYIRRPVDLKRLLKDRPCPVVATCRRPADGGKWMKSESDRVMVLRTAIADGADYVDIEMDIAEQIPRYKDTQRIISYHNFDETPSNLEEIHHQMTELDPDIIKIATMANNPMDNITALRLCRDSQIPTIAFCMGEMGVTSRLLCGKFGAPFTYATFSSDRKLAPGMLSFEQMRDYYKYDSIGKDTKILGVIADPVAHSLSPIVHNTCLRDKGLDYIYLPFRVPREYLEQFVNACSEMDICGLSVTIPHKESVIKLINALDDNVAGIRAANTLVFKNPNVYGYNTDCSAAVESVSKTIEERQEGGTLEGARVLILGSGGVARAIAFGLKRAKANVTICARDFRKADALATALDCEPVDWPSRANFECDVLINCTPVGMYPEMDVTPFDAEWFDKKAMVFDTVYNPEQTLFIKQARQAGCTTITGVDMFVRQAAKQFKLFTGENPDLKLIRYEVKRAISAAKY; the protein is encoded by the coding sequence ATGATTTGCGTCAGTGTTGGTCGCGGCCGCCATAAAATGATGATGGCGGAACACAAGCATCTTTCTGAGCAAGGTGCCGAACTGGTCGAGCTTCGGCTGGACTACATCCGCAGGCCCGTGGATCTGAAGCGGCTATTGAAAGATCGCCCCTGTCCTGTCGTGGCGACATGCCGGCGCCCGGCCGACGGTGGCAAGTGGATGAAGAGTGAATCCGATCGCGTGATGGTGCTGAGGACTGCAATCGCGGACGGTGCCGACTACGTCGATATTGAGATGGATATCGCAGAGCAGATTCCGCGATACAAGGACACACAGCGGATTATCAGTTATCACAACTTTGATGAAACGCCATCGAATCTTGAAGAGATCCATCATCAGATGACGGAGCTCGATCCGGACATCATCAAGATTGCCACGATGGCCAACAACCCGATGGACAACATCACCGCGCTGCGGCTGTGTCGAGATTCGCAGATTCCAACGATCGCGTTTTGCATGGGCGAGATGGGCGTCACATCCCGATTGCTGTGTGGAAAGTTTGGAGCCCCGTTTACGTACGCCACGTTTAGCAGTGACCGAAAATTGGCACCGGGAATGCTTAGCTTTGAGCAGATGCGTGACTATTACAAATACGATTCGATAGGCAAAGACACGAAGATTCTTGGCGTGATCGCCGATCCGGTTGCTCACAGCCTCAGCCCGATCGTGCACAACACTTGCCTTCGCGACAAAGGGCTCGACTATATCTACTTGCCGTTTCGGGTGCCGCGTGAGTACTTGGAGCAATTCGTGAATGCCTGTTCCGAGATGGATATTTGCGGGCTGAGCGTCACAATTCCGCACAAGGAAAGCGTGATTAAACTGATCAATGCACTCGATGACAACGTTGCCGGCATCCGTGCCGCAAACACTCTGGTTTTCAAAAACCCCAACGTCTACGGATACAACACGGACTGTTCTGCGGCAGTTGAAAGCGTCTCAAAGACGATCGAAGAACGGCAGGAAGGCGGGACGCTCGAAGGAGCCCGGGTTTTGATCCTCGGTTCGGGTGGCGTTGCCAGAGCCATCGCCTTTGGGCTCAAGCGAGCCAAAGCCAACGTGACGATCTGTGCCAGGGATTTTCGGAAAGCCGACGCGCTCGCAACCGCTTTGGATTGTGAGCCCGTTGACTGGCCAAGCCGTGCGAACTTTGAGTGCGACGTGTTGATCAACTGCACGCCTGTCGGCATGTATCCGGAGATGGACGTGACTCCATTCGACGCAGAATGGTTTGACAAAAAAGCGATGGTGTTCGACACCGTCTACAATCCAGAACAAACGCTGTTCATAAAACAGGCTCGGCAAGCAGGTTGCACCACAATCACTGGCGTTGACATGTTCGTTCGTCAAGCCGCCAAACAATTCAAACTGTTCACGGGCGAGAATCCGGACCTCAAACTGATTCGCTACGAAGTCAAACGTGCGATCAGCGCGGCGAAGTATTAA
- the mutL gene encoding DNA mismatch repair endonuclease MutL, translating into MAIRKLSESVINKIAAGEVIERPASVVKELLENSIDAGATQIEVTIEQGGIEMIRITDNGGGIAKEDMPLAVTSHATSKITDADDLFRVGTFGFRGEALASITTISQAMIRSRTADSDCGYELLINGGQAEPIEPCGCPVGTTIEVRQLFYNTPVRQKFLKTPQTEKSHIAEAFARVALANPQVQMTLMNNQSVVHQLAATESWRERISAFYGPEIADNLIPVSSTEREISLNGFVVDPSISRSNKRMQYLFLNRRYIRDHALQHALTEAYRGLLMVGRYPLCFLRLDMPPNMVDVNVHPAKLEVRFQNGGQIYKQLLATIREQFLSTDLTAKGHLSRRDGGRRHDEGHRPDGGHVAAEAVAQHSSAPAVASSVQDQIAFAKPASSTDWTSAPRQSSHSASAGMPGASGSFQPFPPLPASGGSVSTHSMPSAAPVSGGQQAPDNEPFAHPTGVSPHVPSPTQTRTALQVYNTYLISETAEGMVIIDQHALHERVIYEQLREKVLAGKLESQRLLVPEPVSLPPAEAAAVLEQAELLTQIGVTVEPFGGDTVLVSSYPAMLANHNPAEMLKGVIDKLMGEAKNLDRRDVLDELLHMISCKAAVKAGDKLSPEEITALLEHGDLCQDSHHCPHGRPTALTFSREELDKKFKRI; encoded by the coding sequence ATGGCGATTCGAAAGCTCTCTGAGAGCGTCATCAATAAAATCGCGGCTGGCGAAGTCATCGAACGTCCGGCCAGCGTCGTCAAAGAGTTGCTGGAGAACTCGATCGACGCCGGTGCGACTCAGATCGAAGTCACGATCGAGCAAGGCGGTATCGAAATGATTCGCATCACCGACAACGGTGGTGGGATCGCCAAAGAGGATATGCCGCTGGCGGTCACCAGTCATGCGACCAGCAAGATCACCGACGCGGATGATCTGTTCCGTGTCGGCACGTTCGGTTTTCGCGGTGAGGCTCTGGCTTCGATCACCACGATTTCCCAGGCCATGATTCGATCACGAACGGCGGACAGCGATTGCGGCTACGAGCTGTTGATCAACGGTGGTCAAGCGGAACCGATTGAGCCTTGCGGTTGTCCGGTTGGAACGACGATTGAAGTTCGGCAGCTGTTTTACAACACGCCTGTCCGTCAGAAATTTTTGAAGACACCACAGACCGAGAAGAGTCACATTGCGGAGGCGTTTGCTCGTGTGGCGTTGGCGAATCCGCAAGTCCAGATGACGCTGATGAACAACCAGAGCGTTGTGCATCAGTTGGCTGCGACCGAATCCTGGCGGGAGCGGATTAGTGCGTTTTACGGTCCCGAGATCGCTGACAATCTGATTCCCGTCTCCAGCACAGAGCGAGAAATATCGCTCAATGGATTCGTCGTCGATCCGTCGATCAGTCGATCCAACAAACGGATGCAGTATCTGTTTCTCAATCGACGCTACATCCGTGATCACGCTTTGCAGCACGCGTTGACCGAGGCTTATCGTGGTTTGCTGATGGTGGGGCGATATCCACTGTGCTTTCTGCGATTGGACATGCCACCGAACATGGTCGACGTGAATGTGCATCCAGCCAAACTGGAAGTTCGATTCCAAAACGGCGGTCAGATTTACAAGCAATTGTTGGCGACGATTCGCGAGCAATTTCTCTCAACCGACTTGACGGCCAAAGGTCACCTTTCGCGCCGCGATGGTGGTCGCCGCCACGATGAGGGGCATCGTCCTGATGGAGGCCACGTTGCAGCCGAGGCAGTCGCCCAGCATTCGTCGGCTCCTGCGGTTGCTTCTTCGGTTCAGGATCAGATTGCGTTCGCCAAACCCGCCAGCAGTACCGATTGGACATCGGCTCCTCGACAAAGCAGTCATTCTGCCAGTGCGGGAATGCCAGGGGCTTCGGGATCGTTTCAGCCCTTCCCGCCGTTGCCCGCATCCGGCGGCAGTGTTTCCACGCATTCAATGCCTTCCGCCGCGCCGGTTTCAGGCGGCCAGCAGGCGCCGGACAACGAACCGTTTGCTCATCCGACTGGCGTGTCGCCGCACGTTCCTTCGCCGACTCAGACCCGTACCGCGCTTCAGGTCTACAACACGTACTTGATATCCGAAACGGCTGAAGGCATGGTCATCATCGACCAACACGCACTTCACGAACGCGTAATCTACGAGCAACTGCGCGAGAAAGTACTCGCCGGGAAACTGGAATCGCAACGCCTGTTGGTTCCTGAACCCGTAAGCCTTCCTCCCGCCGAAGCCGCCGCCGTGCTCGAGCAGGCAGAGTTGCTGACGCAGATCGGAGTCACTGTCGAACCGTTTGGTGGCGACACGGTTTTGGTGTCGTCCTACCCGGCCATGTTGGCGAATCACAATCCGGCTGAGATGCTCAAGGGCGTCATCGACAAGCTGATGGGGGAAGCCAAAAACCTTGATCGGCGCGATGTGCTGGACGAATTGTTGCACATGATCTCCTGCAAAGCCGCGGTGAAAGCCGGAGACAAACTGTCGCCCGAAGAGATCACGGCGTTACTTGAGCACGGTGATCTGTGTCAGGATTCTCATCATTGTCCGCACGGACGACCTACGGCTTTGACGTTTTCTCGCGAAGAACTCGACAAAAAGTTCAAACGGATTTGA
- a CDS encoding sigma-54-dependent transcriptional regulator, which yields MAKEAKTENDATDSSSVGSSIQVLLVDNDKDHARAMTESLERIGLDCTTATAGPDGAKLLAENIYDIVVTDLMMNDVDGMAILRQAKETQPECEVVMVTGHASVPLAVEAMKEGAFNFLEKPITPKRLQAIVSKATESIRLKRQNQQLHQRLDERFGFENLIYASDSMKGVVQRLQRIAPTDAGVLITGETGSGKDVIAQAIHQNSPRKKKPYVAINTAAVAEHLVESELFGHVKGAFTDAISDREGKFEYANGGTLFLDEVGDMPMATQIKLLRVLEEREITRVGDNKSIPVNVRVLAATNKDLEKEIDEGRFRSDLYFRLKVVTVHLDPLSKRREDILPLADFFRKQANKKNGRNVKGFSQDLRRWLLDEPWKGNVRQLKNVVESLVVMDLDDYLDMDDLSPDLLDEKTAAALSKKSGENANPSTAELLESDPGDDLASSSLVGKSLKEIERWAIEHTLTLANHNREETARILGISERNLYRKLNDYGLR from the coding sequence ATGGCAAAAGAAGCAAAAACAGAAAACGATGCGACGGATTCCAGCTCGGTGGGCAGTTCGATTCAGGTTCTGCTGGTCGACAACGACAAAGATCACGCTCGGGCGATGACCGAAAGCCTTGAGCGAATCGGCCTGGACTGTACGACCGCCACCGCTGGCCCTGACGGAGCCAAACTGCTGGCGGAAAATATTTACGACATCGTTGTTACCGATCTGATGATGAACGACGTCGATGGCATGGCGATTTTGCGGCAAGCCAAAGAGACTCAGCCAGAATGCGAAGTCGTCATGGTTACCGGCCATGCTTCGGTTCCGCTGGCGGTCGAAGCCATGAAAGAAGGCGCGTTTAACTTTCTGGAAAAACCGATCACGCCGAAACGCCTGCAGGCCATCGTCTCCAAAGCCACCGAGTCCATTCGGCTGAAAAGGCAAAACCAGCAACTGCATCAGAGGCTCGACGAACGGTTTGGCTTTGAGAACTTGATCTATGCCAGTGATTCCATGAAAGGCGTCGTGCAACGGTTGCAGCGAATTGCTCCGACTGACGCCGGGGTTCTGATCACGGGCGAAACGGGCAGCGGCAAAGACGTGATTGCTCAGGCCATTCATCAAAACAGTCCGCGGAAAAAGAAACCCTACGTGGCGATCAACACGGCAGCAGTGGCCGAGCATCTGGTCGAGAGCGAACTGTTTGGGCACGTCAAAGGTGCCTTCACGGATGCCATCTCCGACCGCGAGGGCAAATTCGAATACGCTAACGGCGGCACGCTGTTTCTCGACGAAGTCGGTGATATGCCGATGGCGACTCAGATCAAGCTGCTTCGTGTCCTCGAAGAGCGGGAGATCACACGCGTCGGAGACAACAAATCGATACCGGTCAACGTCCGCGTGCTCGCTGCGACGAACAAGGATCTGGAAAAGGAAATCGATGAAGGCCGCTTTCGCAGCGACCTGTATTTTCGCCTGAAGGTCGTGACGGTGCATCTTGATCCGCTGTCCAAACGCCGCGAAGACATCCTGCCGCTGGCGGACTTTTTTCGCAAACAGGCCAACAAGAAAAATGGCCGCAACGTGAAAGGTTTTTCGCAGGACCTGCGTCGCTGGTTGCTGGACGAACCCTGGAAAGGTAACGTGCGTCAGCTGAAAAATGTCGTCGAGAGTCTGGTCGTGATGGACCTCGACGACTATCTGGACATGGATGATCTTTCGCCGGACTTGCTGGACGAGAAAACGGCTGCGGCGTTGAGCAAAAAGTCTGGTGAGAACGCGAATCCGTCGACTGCGGAACTGCTTGAGTCCGATCCGGGCGACGACCTTGCAAGTTCGTCTCTGGTCGGCAAATCGTTGAAGGAAATTGAGCGTTGGGCCATTGAGCACACGTTGACGTTGGCCAACCACAATCGCGAAGAAACGGCACGAATTCTCGGCATCAGCGAACGAAACCTGTATCGAAAACTTAACGACTACGGACTGCGGTAG